One Desulfobulbus propionicus DSM 2032 DNA segment encodes these proteins:
- a CDS encoding helicase — translation MDIPLSEFLDQWGEVLKSQVITTMHPIYQPKGEDQWDAQAREQLGQLKRTPFEAQIRCGILPIARTLYKEDCKGAFLVGEMGAGKTIMSLAVAALDPKPAKRILIQCPGHLVRKWIREAEATLPGCTCINLNGRDMTLLLDHKRKPAKPRGTEIWVLGKERAKLHYQRKPGFMVRQGATCCPDCGAQVFLNVNDPAPVCEHCQARMWSADGRRNRRYAKAEFIKRYLPKGFFDPRHP, via the coding sequence ATGGACATCCCTTTAAGCGAATTTCTCGACCAATGGGGCGAGGTACTCAAGTCCCAGGTCATCACCACCATGCACCCGATCTATCAGCCCAAGGGTGAAGATCAGTGGGATGCGCAGGCACGCGAACAACTGGGCCAACTCAAGCGCACCCCGTTTGAGGCTCAGATCCGCTGCGGCATCCTGCCCATTGCCCGGACGCTCTACAAGGAGGACTGCAAAGGTGCCTTCCTGGTGGGCGAGATGGGAGCGGGTAAGACGATCATGAGCCTGGCCGTGGCCGCGCTCGATCCCAAACCGGCCAAGCGCATCCTCATTCAATGCCCCGGTCATCTGGTGCGCAAGTGGATCCGGGAGGCGGAAGCAACCCTTCCCGGCTGCACCTGCATCAACCTCAACGGCCGAGACATGACCCTGTTGCTCGATCATAAACGAAAACCTGCAAAACCACGGGGCACCGAAATCTGGGTGCTGGGCAAGGAGCGCGCCAAGCTGCACTACCAGCGCAAGCCCGGCTTCATGGTCCGGCAAGGAGCAACCTGCTGCCCGGACTGCGGTGCTCAGGTCTTTTTGAATGTGAATGACCCGGCCCCGGTCTGCGAACATTGCCAGGCCCGGATGTGGTCGGCCGACGGTAGACGCAACCGGCGCTATGCCAAGGCTGAGTTCATCAAACGCTATCTTCCCAAGGGCTTCTTTGATCCTCGTCATCCTTGA
- a CDS encoding DUF6094 domain-containing protein produces MHDRPDRADPFRGRDRKGTHTLTKQENTMARLGSQAKAGFYPTPESIRGQLKELLDIEEDARILDPCCGEGQTLAALADGTGAITYGIELDHDRATEARQRIHHLLWGDALVEMRISPGAFGLLYLNPPYDYSLEPEAQAQRLEVLFLRRFQETLYKDGWLVLVVPYTVLVACASVLARHFSGLQVYAFPEEEFHTFHQCLVIGRKRSLVTKAKAAHMEQELNCIAGMTPEIFLATAPQLASCTERLIIPAPKHPCTFRCSRIDPREAIPLVRKSGLLADLLTHDLAPGQCHSIRPLAPLKNGHLALMLAGGYMNGEIEMAGHRLVIKGVVHKTEKIHSIAENNSGDTMVTTRDLYQPTVKAIDMAKAEMLIIR; encoded by the coding sequence CTGCATGATCGGCCAGACCGCGCAGATCCATTTCGTGGTCGAGATCGAAAAGGCACGCATACCCTAACCAAACAGGAGAACACCATGGCACGACTGGGTTCACAGGCCAAGGCAGGCTTTTATCCGACACCGGAGAGCATCCGTGGCCAACTCAAAGAACTGCTTGATATCGAAGAGGACGCCCGCATTCTCGACCCCTGCTGTGGCGAGGGACAAACCCTTGCCGCACTGGCGGATGGAACAGGTGCCATCACCTACGGCATTGAACTGGATCATGATCGGGCAACTGAGGCACGGCAACGCATCCACCATCTCCTCTGGGGCGACGCCTTGGTGGAAATGCGGATCTCGCCCGGAGCCTTTGGCCTTCTCTATCTCAATCCACCCTATGACTACAGTCTGGAGCCGGAAGCCCAGGCCCAGCGGCTGGAAGTGCTCTTTCTTAGACGCTTTCAGGAAACCCTGTACAAGGACGGCTGGCTGGTGCTGGTTGTCCCCTACACAGTGCTCGTCGCCTGCGCCTCGGTTCTGGCCCGGCATTTCTCGGGCCTTCAGGTCTACGCCTTTCCGGAAGAGGAGTTCCACACCTTCCATCAGTGTTTGGTGATCGGGCGGAAACGCTCGCTGGTGACCAAGGCCAAGGCAGCCCACATGGAGCAGGAGCTGAATTGCATCGCCGGCATGACGCCGGAGATCTTTCTGGCCACGGCTCCGCAGTTGGCAAGCTGTACAGAGCGGCTGATTATCCCCGCTCCCAAACATCCCTGCACCTTCAGGTGCAGCCGGATCGATCCGAGGGAAGCCATCCCCCTGGTTCGCAAGAGCGGGCTGTTGGCGGATCTGCTCACCCACGATCTGGCGCCCGGACAGTGCCACTCCATCCGGCCTTTGGCGCCGTTGAAAAACGGCCATCTGGCCCTGATGCTTGCCGGCGGTTATATGAACGGCGAGATCGAGATGGCCGGCCACCGGCTGGTGATCAAGGGCGTGGTCCACAAGACGGAAAAAATACACTCCATCGCCGAAAACAACAGCGGCGACACCATGGTCACCACCCGTGACCTGTACCAGCCCACGGTCAAGGCCATCGACATGGCCAAGGCCGAAATGCTGATCATCCGCTGA
- a CDS encoding single-stranded DNA-binding protein translates to MLNKTMLIGNLGADVDTCYTKTQVAVATFRIATTERWKDNEGKAQESTEWHRIVAFGRLAEICSEYLSKGSRVYLEGRLQTRKWQDAEGVTRFTTEIIAREMKMLGGGERTDIPVPPEDGQEPPPSDDVPF, encoded by the coding sequence ATGTTGAACAAGACCATGCTGATCGGCAATTTAGGCGCAGACGTTGACACCTGTTACACCAAGACCCAGGTCGCAGTGGCCACCTTCCGCATCGCCACCACCGAACGGTGGAAGGATAACGAAGGTAAGGCGCAGGAATCGACCGAATGGCATCGCATCGTTGCCTTCGGTCGCCTGGCCGAAATCTGCTCCGAGTACCTCTCGAAAGGCTCCCGTGTCTACCTGGAGGGCCGTTTACAGACCCGCAAATGGCAAGACGCAGAAGGTGTCACCCGCTTCACCACGGAAATCATTGCCCGTGAGATGAAGATGCTGGGCGGCGGTGAACGAACCGATATTCCGGTTCCACCGGAAGACGGCCAGGAACCACCACCCTCTGACGACGTACCGTTCTGA
- a CDS encoding transporter codes for MSQPTITVALACLLGFAQAVQAAQSDADEISVEHGKINTADASPVDPGHFELEPSFATTRSERFWDAGGHAHGRGLYREHNLGLSFTAGVVDNVDININGGYSWIKDNDNDFDGDGGLTGPFRGEDFTDLEVSGRYRFYSNEEQHLEIAYIAGMTLPTGNSSDQSEIGTSQEYWSFNQTLVATKDLGKWTLNGDIGFVLPIGCKRENARGTFNADLALGYQMLPWLQPEVELNYGHDALSDENDAQVLAVTAGLIMPINDTLRVNVGVQQGLWGENTDKTTTLITAVKFAF; via the coding sequence ATGTCGCAACCAACAATCACAGTCGCCTTGGCCTGCCTGCTGGGGTTTGCCCAAGCAGTGCAGGCGGCACAATCCGATGCTGACGAAATCAGTGTTGAGCACGGCAAGATCAACACCGCCGACGCCTCGCCTGTCGATCCAGGTCACTTCGAACTGGAACCCTCTTTTGCGACAACCCGCTCCGAGCGATTCTGGGATGCCGGTGGCCATGCTCATGGCCGAGGGCTTTATCGGGAACACAACCTCGGCCTCTCGTTCACCGCCGGTGTGGTCGATAACGTCGATATCAACATAAATGGGGGGTACAGTTGGATCAAGGACAACGACAACGATTTCGACGGCGACGGTGGGCTGACCGGTCCTTTTCGGGGCGAAGACTTCACCGACCTGGAGGTGAGCGGCCGCTACCGTTTTTATAGCAACGAGGAGCAGCACTTGGAGATCGCCTATATCGCCGGAATGACCCTCCCGACCGGCAACAGTTCGGATCAGAGCGAGATCGGTACCAGTCAGGAATATTGGAGCTTCAACCAGACCCTGGTCGCGACCAAGGATTTGGGGAAATGGACCCTCAACGGCGATATCGGTTTTGTCCTGCCCATCGGCTGCAAGCGGGAAAATGCCAGGGGTACGTTCAACGCAGACTTGGCGCTGGGCTATCAGATGCTGCCCTGGCTGCAACCGGAGGTGGAACTGAATTATGGCCACGATGCGCTTTCTGACGAGAACGATGCACAAGTGCTTGCGGTGACCGCCGGACTGATCATGCCGATCAACGACACGTTACGGGTGAATGTTGGTGTCCAGCAGGGCCTGTGGGGTGAAAATACCGATAAAACTACCACCTTGATCACTGCCGTCAAATTTGCGTTTTGA